The window GTTACCTGGTTGCACGCAAAGCTGGCTGGGATACACACGGCTTACCGGTTGAAATTGAGGTAGAAAAAGAACTTGAATTAAAAGATAAAAAAGAAATAGAAAAATACGGCATAGCCAAATTCAACGCAAAAGCCAAACAAAGTGTCTGGAAATATAAAGATGAATGGGAAAGATTTACTCACCGCATTGGTTTCTGGTTAAACATGGGCGAGCCTTATATAACTTATGATTGGAAATACATGGAATCGCTTTGGTGGATCATCTCACAAATAGACAAACGTAAACTTCTCTATCAAGGTCACAAGATCCTTCCATGGTGTCCTCGCTGTGGTACTGCATTATCAAGCCATGAAGTCGCGCAGGGCTATGAAGACGTAACCGAAACCTCGGTCTATGTTAAATTCAAACTCAAAAACCCGGAAAAAATTTTACCAGTTACCAGTGACCGGTTACCGGTTACCTACTTATTAGCTTGGACAACAACCCCATGGACACTTCCGGGTAATGTTGCCTTAGCCGTAGGAGAAAAAATCAAATATGCAATCGTACGAAAAGACAACGACTATTTATTGCTTGCCAAGGATTTAATTGAAAAAGTTGTACCCGATTCACAAATAATTCAAGAAATAAAAGGCAAAGATCTTGTTGGACTAGAATACAAACCGATTTTTAATATTCCCGTCCTTCGACAAGGCTTCGGAGGACAAGCCTCATATAAAATTTATCCGGCCGATTTTGTCACCACAAAGGAAGGCACAGGCATTGTCCATACAGCCGTAATGTACGGCGAGGATGACTATGAGTTGGGTAAAAAAATAGGCTTACCCAAACACCACACCGTTGATGAACAGGGTAAATTTACCAAAGAGGTAAAAGAATTCGCCGGTCAATACGTAAAAGATGCTGAAAAAGGAATAATAGAATATCTTGGTTCCCACGGACTACTTTTCAAAACGGAACAATTTACACACTCTTATCCGCATTGTTGGCGTTGCAACAATCCGCTTCTTTATTACGCAAAAGACTCCTGGTTTGTGGCAATGTCTAAACTCCGCAAACAACTTCTTAAAAATAACAAAAAAATAAACTGGGTGCCTAACTATCTCAAGAACGGCCGTTTTGGCGAATTCTTAAAAGAAGCGAAAGACTGGGCTTTTTCACGCGAACGTTATTGGGGAACGCCGTTGCCAATCTGGCAATGCCAAAATTGTAAAGAACAAAAAGTAATAGGCTCACTGGATGAATTAGAAAAACATAGATACCACGGCAAAAATACATTTTTTGTTTTGCGTCATGGATTCAGCACTAAAAATGGCGCCCACGGACAAGACGCGATTACCGCCTCAAAACTTGAACATGACAAGTATGAACTAACGGACGATGGAATAGAACAGGTGCAAAAAACAGCTGATGAGCTTCTCGCAAGCGGGGGAGTAGATGTTATTTTCTCATCCCCGTTCTTAAGAACACGGCAATCAGCTGAACTCGTTGCCAAAAAGCTAGGCATGAAAGTAACGATAGATGCCAGGCTAAAAGAACTGGATCACGGCACTGTTTGTGAGGGTCAAACACACATGGTTTGCGTTTCACCCGATACTATTTTGACATTTGACACCAAATACGGAGACGGCGAAAGCTGGCGAGATGTCAAAATCAGAATGGCCGAGATTATCCGTGAACTTGACCAAAAATATGAAAATAAAAAAATCCTGCTCGTAAGCCACGGCGACCCGATTTGGATACTAGAAGGGTTTACCAAAAACTGGAACGATGAAGAAATGCTAAACGG is drawn from Candidatus Yanofskybacteria bacterium and contains these coding sequences:
- a CDS encoding class I tRNA ligase family protein, with translation MADFDFPKVEEKILHFWKDRKIFERSLENREHARRFVFFEGPPTANGKPGIHHFLGRILKDLFVRYKTMRGYLVARKAGWDTHGLPVEIEVEKELELKDKKEIEKYGIAKFNAKAKQSVWKYKDEWERFTHRIGFWLNMGEPYITYDWKYMESLWWIISQIDKRKLLYQGHKILPWCPRCGTALSSHEVAQGYEDVTETSVYVKFKLKNPEKILPVTSDRLPVTYLLAWTTTPWTLPGNVALAVGEKIKYAIVRKDNDYLLLAKDLIEKVVPDSQIIQEIKGKDLVGLEYKPIFNIPVLRQGFGGQASYKIYPADFVTTKEGTGIVHTAVMYGEDDYELGKKIGLPKHHTVDEQGKFTKEVKEFAGQYVKDAEKGIIEYLGSHGLLFKTEQFTHSYPHCWRCNNPLLYYAKDSWFVAMSKLRKQLLKNNKKINWVPNYLKNGRFGEFLKEAKDWAFSRERYWGTPLPIWQCQNCKEQKVIGSLDELEKHRYHGKNTFFVLRHGFSTKNGAHGQDAITASKLEHDKYELTDDGIEQVQKTADELLASGGVDVIFSSPFLRTRQSAELVAKKLGMKVTIDARLKELDHGTVCEGQTHMVCVSPDTILTFDTKYGDGESWRDVKIRMAEIIRELDQKYENKKILLVSHGDPIWILEGFTKNWNDEEMLNGRGGIYLREGHMKKIELKNLPYNNRAELDMHRPYVDEISLKCEKCGNKMSRIKDIADVWFDSGSMPYAQWHYPFENKKRFDENFPADFVAEGIDQTRGWFYTLLAVSTLLGLETPYKNVISYSHVLDEKGKKMSKSTGNVVDPRIIIEKFGVDAARWYFYTVNNPADSKLFSINDVGKKLNGFIMTLMNSLRFFELYGKPSNKKPKAVPTNQLDSWILSRLNTTAGIVAKSMDGYDPTTATREMEKFVVEDLSNWWIRRSRQRFQKPENKEELSHAVELLRHLLVELSKMLAPFTPFLADHIYKKLDNRKESVHLEDWPKIKKKLINHELETQMAELRETATQGLAQRKERGIKVRQPLAGITLKKANKFDPGLEQLLLDELNVKNVLYETGQQDTISIDHKLTPDLLMEGYAREIMRQIQDMRKEAKYKLYEKVHAAWESQNQEVIEALKKHEKEIAEDTLLSEFSRGHDPKKIFDVEKEFELGPQAKIWLGVHAKNRL